The proteins below come from a single Oxyura jamaicensis isolate SHBP4307 breed ruddy duck chromosome 1, BPBGC_Ojam_1.0, whole genome shotgun sequence genomic window:
- the PNPLA4 gene encoding patatin-like phospholipase domain-containing protein 4 isoform X4 gives MKMWTVRSLCTAQIQLRQFKEGRLCSCVFPQTQQFWIGFLNYCTLTAPHDRLKCQVSEINVKPSVIDTAVAVSAEGTKADAGRSLSGECDGRQRALEAKMKHINLSFAACGFLGIYHLGAAAALYRHGKKLLKVIKDYAGASAGSLAATVLLTVPENIEKCEQFTYGFAEEIRKLDFGAVTPGYDFMKRLREGIESILPSNAHEIVENRLYVSVTNVRNGKNYLFSSFASREDLIKVLLASSFIPVYAGMKPVEYKGEKWVDGGLTNGLPILPSGRTVTISPFSGRLDICPQDKGRVDLYVKLAKQDIMKRYHAIQHT, from the exons ATGAAAATGTGGACTGTTAGAAGTCTCTGTACTGCTCAAATACAGTTACGTCAGTTTAAAGAAGGCAGACTGTGTAGTTGTGTATTTCCACAAACCCAGCAGTTCTGGATTGGATTTCTAAACTACTGCACCCTAACAGCACCACATGACAGACTTAAATGCCAG GTTTCCGAGATAAATGTTAAACCATCAGTAATAGATACAGCAGTTGCTGTTAGTGCAGAAGGAACTAAAGCAGATGCTGGAAGGAGTCTCAGTGGAGAATGTGATGGAAGACAACGTGCATTAGAAG caaaaatgaaacatatcAATCTGTCATTTGCAGCTTGTGGGTTTCTGGGTATTTACCACttgggggcagcagctgctctttaCAGACATGGTAAGAAGTTACTGAAAGTTATAAAAGATTATGCTGGAGCTTCTGCGGGATCCCTGGCTGCCACTGTCCTATTAACAGTTCCAGAAAATATAGAG aaatgtgaacaGTTTACCTATGGATTTGCAGAGGAAATTAGAAAATTGGACTTCGGTGCAGTAACGCCTGGTTACGATTTTATGAAAAGACTTAG GGAAGGCATAGAGTCTATTCTTCCTTCTAATGCTCATGAGATAGTTGAAAATCGTCTCTATGTGTCAGTCACTAACgtgagaaatgggaaaaattacttgttttcaAGTTTTGCCTCCAGAGAGGACCTCATTAAG gtCCTGCTAGCAAGTAGTTTTATACCAGTGTATGCAGGAATGAAGCCAGTGGAATATAAAGGAGAG aagTGGGTTGATGGTGGCCTTACCAATGGCCTTCCTATCTTGCCTTCTGGACGAACTGTGACAATTTCTCCTTTCAGTGGTCGATTAGATATCTGTCCACAAGATAAAGGACGTGTGGATCTTTATGTTAAACTTGCAAAACAAGATATAATG aaaaga
- the PNPLA4 gene encoding patatin-like phospholipase domain-containing protein 4 isoform X2 produces MKMWTVRSLCTAQIQLRQFKEGRLCSCVFPQTQQFWIGFLNYCTLTAPHDRLKCQVSEINVKPSVIDTAVAVSAEGTKADAGRSLSGECDGRQRALEAKMKHINLSFAACGFLGIYHLGAAAALYRHGKKLLKVIKDYAGASAGSLAATVLLTVPENIEKCEQFTYGFAEEIRKLDFGAVTPGYDFMKRLREGIESILPSNAHEIVENRLYVSVTNVRNGKNYLFSSFASREDLIKVLLASSFIPVYAGMKPVEYKGEKWVDGGLTNGLPILPSGRTVTISPFSGRLDICPQDKGRVDLYVKLAKQDIMLFLINFYHSIASFVTMKENTEGSRLIIAIKKTS; encoded by the exons ATGAAAATGTGGACTGTTAGAAGTCTCTGTACTGCTCAAATACAGTTACGTCAGTTTAAAGAAGGCAGACTGTGTAGTTGTGTATTTCCACAAACCCAGCAGTTCTGGATTGGATTTCTAAACTACTGCACCCTAACAGCACCACATGACAGACTTAAATGCCAG GTTTCCGAGATAAATGTTAAACCATCAGTAATAGATACAGCAGTTGCTGTTAGTGCAGAAGGAACTAAAGCAGATGCTGGAAGGAGTCTCAGTGGAGAATGTGATGGAAGACAACGTGCATTAGAAG caaaaatgaaacatatcAATCTGTCATTTGCAGCTTGTGGGTTTCTGGGTATTTACCACttgggggcagcagctgctctttaCAGACATGGTAAGAAGTTACTGAAAGTTATAAAAGATTATGCTGGAGCTTCTGCGGGATCCCTGGCTGCCACTGTCCTATTAACAGTTCCAGAAAATATAGAG aaatgtgaacaGTTTACCTATGGATTTGCAGAGGAAATTAGAAAATTGGACTTCGGTGCAGTAACGCCTGGTTACGATTTTATGAAAAGACTTAG GGAAGGCATAGAGTCTATTCTTCCTTCTAATGCTCATGAGATAGTTGAAAATCGTCTCTATGTGTCAGTCACTAACgtgagaaatgggaaaaattacttgttttcaAGTTTTGCCTCCAGAGAGGACCTCATTAAG gtCCTGCTAGCAAGTAGTTTTATACCAGTGTATGCAGGAATGAAGCCAGTGGAATATAAAGGAGAG aagTGGGTTGATGGTGGCCTTACCAATGGCCTTCCTATCTTGCCTTCTGGACGAACTGTGACAATTTCTCCTTTCAGTGGTCGATTAGATATCTGTCCACAAGATAAAGGACGTGTGGATCTTTATGTTAAACTTGCAAAACAAGATATAATG ctttttctCATAAACTTTTACCACAGTATTGCATCCTTTGTCAcgatgaaagaaaatactgaaggcAGTAGACTTATCATTGCTATCAAAAAGACTTCatag